The Sorangiineae bacterium MSr11954 DNA segment GCTGGCAGGGGCGGTGATGCACGCTGGGCACATCGTCATGTCGTCCCTCGTGCTGAAAGTGTGCCCGGTGGAGGACATGCACTTTGGGATGAGCGTCGTCTCGGTGCTCGCCTGTGCGGCCTATTTGGTCGCGCGCAGCCGTTACCGCATCGACGGTCTGGGTGCCTTGGTCGCCCCGCTGGCGCTCACGTTTTTGCTCGCCTCGCGCGTCGCGGCCATCGGCGCGCAGGAGCCTTCGGCGCGCATGAAGAGCGCGATTTTGCCGCTGCACGTGACGGTGAACTTGCTCGGTGAGGCGCTGTTCACCTTGGCCTTCTGCGCGGCCGTCGCGTACCTCGTGCAGGAAAATCGGCTCAAGACGAAGCAAGTGGGCGGCCTCTTTCAGCGCCTTCCGCCGCTCGATGCGCTCGACAAAGCCGAGCACGTTTTTCTGCTGGCTGGCTTTCCGATGCTCACCATCGGCATCCTCACGGGCACCGTATGGGCGCGGCGCATCGATATCGCAGGCTCCGCCGAAATTGCGCGCGCCGCGTTCGGTTACGCCACCTGGATCCTCTTTGCCTCGGTCCTGGTCCTTCGAGCCGTCGCCGGGTGGCGCGGGCGCCGGGCTGCCTATGGAACGATCGCCGGCTTTGGCTTCGCCGTGCTGGTGCTCCTCATCTACTTGCTGCGAAGTCCGGTCCCGGTGCAGGACTTGCAGGCACTCGATCTGACCGGGATGGATAAATTGTGATCTCTCTCCTCGTCGTTGGCCTCTCGCATCGAACCGCGCCTGTAGAAGTGCGTGAGCGCTTCGCCGCCAACGGTGACGCGTTGCCGCAAGTGCTCGCGCGCCTGGCTGGACGACCGGAGCTGCGGGAGACCGTCTTTCTGTCCACCTGCAACCGCGTGGAAGTTTTCGCCAACGCCGCAGCGCGGGGCGGCGTCAAGCAAGCGCTCCTGGCCATCCGCGAGGTCCTGGCCGCGTACGCGAGCGTGTCGCCCTCGGAGATTTCTCAGTACCTCTACGAGAAGCACGGCGAGGATGCGGTCCGGCACATCTTCCGCGTGACCGCCAGCCTCGACTCGATGGTCCTCGGCGAGCCGCAGATCCTCGGCCAGGTGAAGGACGCGTACGAGGCCGCGCTGGCGGCGGGCACCTTGGGACATCTGCTCGGCCGGTGCGTGCACCGCGCGTTCACCGTGGCCAAGCGCGTGCGCAGCGAGACGGCGCTCGGCGCGGGCCTGGTGAGCATCAGCAGCGTGGCCGTGGATCTCGCGCGGCGGATCTTCGGCGATCTCGCGGACCACACGGTTCTCCTCGTCGGCGCGGGCGAAATGGCGGAGGCCGCGGCCAAGAGCCTCGGCCGCGGCGGACGCCCCATTCGCATCGTCAACCGCACCTTTGCGACCGGCGAGGCGCTGGCCAAGGAGTTCGGCGGCACCTGCTCTCCGTGGAGCGCGCTCGAGGACGAGCTGCGCATGGCCGACGTGGTGGTCACCAGCACCGGCGCGAACACGTTCGTCGTCACGGCGGACATGGTCAAACGCGCCATGCGCGCCCGCAAAGGGCGCACCTTGTTTTTCATCGACATTGCCGTCCCACGCAACGTGGACCCGGCCGTGCACGGGCTCGACAACGTGTACGTCTTCAATGTCGATGACCTCGAGCAGCAGGTCGCCGAGGGGCTGAAGTCC contains these protein-coding regions:
- the ccsA gene encoding cytochrome c biogenesis protein CcsA — its product is MTMAHASDLLFVLTAASYLVATVLFVAYLAGAGRSKDPGDAHVSRSRKWGSVAYGARFVLAGAVMHAGHIVMSSLVLKVCPVEDMHFGMSVVSVLACAAYLVARSRYRIDGLGALVAPLALTFLLASRVAAIGAQEPSARMKSAILPLHVTVNLLGEALFTLAFCAAVAYLVQENRLKTKQVGGLFQRLPPLDALDKAEHVFLLAGFPMLTIGILTGTVWARRIDIAGSAEIARAAFGYATWILFASVLVLRAVAGWRGRRAAYGTIAGFGFAVLVLLIYLLRSPVPVQDLQALDLTGMDKL
- the hemA gene encoding glutamyl-tRNA reductase, which encodes MRERFAANGDALPQVLARLAGRPELRETVFLSTCNRVEVFANAAARGGVKQALLAIREVLAAYASVSPSEISQYLYEKHGEDAVRHIFRVTASLDSMVLGEPQILGQVKDAYEAALAAGTLGHLLGRCVHRAFTVAKRVRSETALGAGLVSISSVAVDLARRIFGDLADHTVLLVGAGEMAEAAAKSLGRGGRPIRIVNRTFATGEALAKEFGGTCSPWSALEDELRMADVVVTSTGANTFVVTADMVKRAMRARKGRTLFFIDIAVPRNVDPAVHGLDNVYVFNVDDLEQQVAEGLKSRQKEVSVAERIVNAELTEYVSWARGLDVQPAVVALRAKTRAVLLGELERTLSGRLKHLGEGDRAALEQMMESAVNKLLHAPTTRLKAGAANGTEGEHVNAIKHLFDLPEPPRTSDPPEIAGPFGSGAGSVAEKDDDERLPH